The following are encoded together in the Anopheles nili chromosome 3, idAnoNiliSN_F5_01, whole genome shotgun sequence genome:
- the LOC128723614 gene encoding growth hormone secretagogue receptor type 1-like produces MFSAVRDQHSGTALREDYSNERYGPQMLLLSSPLNGTGSSNSRASFNADRALLTGEPTVSVLLMTTSHSSFAELSPTAAHSDAPTGIPMGGNESSFQQHLPTVHFLPETTLSPVLDFDQQTLTYYAEVLSVINFYYVPALVLFGGIGNILSVLVFFKTKLRKLSSSYYLSALGLSDTFYLIGQFVAWLNLVDLKIYTQEICCRFFTFSSTMCCFLSVWFVVAFTVERFIVVLYPLRRQTMCTVRRAKIVILGLTITGIFYNLPIFFFASSQFSPLINDTICDIVLEYKDQAAIFHFLDFILVFVVPFTIIVVLNTITALTVWKFASIRRTMTIPRGYGANVRESRRQLNISNSQLFGNGAVSVQQIQLCSRGRVGNSQIKVTKMLLIVSTVFVCLNLPSYIIRVKIYLETEHSNISIYLVQNCCQLFFMTNFGINFILYCVSGQNFRKAIFSMFKKRSQRHINLEHTSGTQVTEFVLRSNGSKMRRNTTISDTADASTWRELADYEITNFIK; encoded by the exons ATGTTTAGTGCCGTGAGGGATCAGCATAGCGGGACCGCCCTTCGGGAGGATTACAGTAACGAGCGGTACGGCCCTCAGATGCTGCTGTTGTCGAGTCCCTTAAATGGTACCGGGTCCAGCAATTCTCGTGCTTCGTTCAACGCTGACAGGGCGTTGCTGACGGGCGAACCAACCGTCAGTGTGCTGCTCATGACAACGTCCCACAGCTCGTTCGCTGAGCTTTCGCCGACGGCAGCCCATTCCGATGCGCCTACCGGAATTCCGATGGGAGGCAATGAATCCTCCTTTCAGCAGCATCTACCCACCGTCCATTTCCTACCAGAGACAACATTGTCCCCGGTGCTTGACTTCGACCAACAAACGTTAACGTACTACGCGGAGGTGCTGAGTGTGATCAACTTCTACTACGTCCCGGCGCTGGTGCTGTTCGGTGGCATCGGAAACATCTTGTCCGTGTTGGTGTTCTTCAAGACCAAACTGCGGAAGTTGTCCTCGTCGTACTATCTGTCAGCGCTCGGGCTTAGCGATACATTCTACCTGATCGGCCAGTTCGTAGCCTGGCTAAACCTGGTCGATTTGAAGATCTACACCCAGGAAATCTGTTGTCGGTTCTTCACGTTCTCCAGCACAATGTGCTGCTTCCTGTCGGTGTGGTTTGTGGTCGCCTTTACTGTCGAACGGTTCATCGTCGTGTTGTATCCTCTGCGACGCCAAACGATGTGTACCGTGCGCCGGGCCAAGATCGTCATCCTCGGACTAACAATCACTGGAATTTTCTACAATTTAccgatcttttttttcgcctcgtCGCAATTCTCTCCTTTGATTAACGATACAATCTGCGACATCGTGCTGGAGTACAAA GATCAAGCGgcgatttttcactttctgGACTTTATACTGGTGTTTGTGGTTCCATTCACGATAATCGTCGTGTTGAATACGATCACGGCGCTGACCGTGTGGAAATTCGCCAGCATCCGGCGCACAATGACCATTCCTCGCGG TTATGGTGCAAACGTGCGCGAATCCCGTCGACAGCTGAACATATCGAACAGTCAGCTTTTCGGAAATGGGGCCGTGTCCGTCCAACAGATACAACTCTGCA GTCGCGGCCGAGTAGGGAACTCGCAAATCAAGGTTACCAAAATGCTGCTTATCGTGTCGAccgtgtttgtttgtcttaACCTCCCGAGCTACATAATACGAGTGAAGATATACCTCGAG ACGGAGCACTCAAACATATCAATATACCTGGTTCAAAACTGCTGTCAACTGTTTTTCATGACGAACTTCGGCATCAACTTTATACTGTACTGCGTGAGTGGGCAGAATTTCCG GAAAGCGATATTTAGTATGTTTAAAAAGCGCAGTCAGCGGCATATAAATCTTGAGCACACTTCCGGTACGCAGGTTACAG AGTTCGTCCTGCGCTCCAACGGCTCCAAGATGCGAAGAAATACAACCATATCGGACACCGCAGACGCGTCAACTTGGCGGGAACTTGCCGACTATGAGATTACAAATTTCATTAAGTAG
- the LOC128723688 gene encoding alpha-1A adrenergic receptor-like encodes MLNASIVPSPMADIRAKMEVDEIVMNLSKTEVIMESIGSFLNFYYTPLLVVFGSIGNILSVLAFFNTKLRKLSSSYYLAALSISDTCYLVGLFVAWLNLVDLKIYTQEICCRFFTFSSTMCCFLSVWFVVAFTVERFIVVLYPLRRQTMCTVRRAKIVILGLTITGIFYSLPIFFYASPQFSPFMNDTICDIVLEYKDQAAIFHFLDFILVFVVPFTIIVVLNTITALTVWKFASIRRTMTIPRGYGANVRESRRQLNISNSQLFGNGAVSVQQIQLCSRGRVGNSQIKVTKMLLIVSTVFVCLNLPSYIIRVKIYLETDHTNLNMNLIYQIQNCFQLFFMTNFGINFILYCVSGQNFRKAIFEMFQKRSQRHINLEHTSGTQVTEFVLRSNGSKMRRNTTISDTADASTWRELADYEITNFIK; translated from the exons ATGTTGAATGCGAGCATCGTACCATCGCCGATGGCGGACATCCGCGCCAAGATGGAAGTGGATGAGATCGTCATGAACCTCTCCAAAACGGAAGTGATAATGGAGTCGATCGGGAGCTTTCTGAACTTTTACTACACTCCGCTCCTAGTGGTATTCGGCAGCATCGGCAACATCCTTTCCGTGCTGGCATTCTTCAACACGAAGCTGCGAAAGTTGTCCTCTTCGTACTACTTGGCCGCACTCAGCATCAGCGACACGTGTTATTTGGTGGGGTTGTTCGTAGCCTGGCTAAACCTGGTCGATTTGAAGATCTACACCCAGGAGATCTGTTGTCGGTTCTTCACGTTCTCCAGCACGATGTGCTGCTTCCTGTCGGTGTGGTTCGTGGTCGCCTTTACTGTCGAACGGTTCATCGTCGTACTGTATCCGTTGAGACGCCAAACGATGTGTACCGTGCGCCGGGCCAAGATCGTCATCCTCGGACTAACAATCACTGGAATTTTCTACAGTTTACCAATCTTTTTTTATGCCTCGCCACAGTTCTCCCCGTTTATGAACGATACAATCTGCGACATCGTGCTGGAGTACAAA GATCAAGCGgcgatttttcactttctgGACTTTATACTGGTGTTTGTGGTTCCATTCACGATAATCGTCGTGTTGAATACGATCACGGCGCTGACCGTGTGGAAATTCGCCAGCATCCGGCGCACAATGACCATTCCTCGCGG TTATGGTGCAAACGTGCGCGAATCCCGTCGACAGCTGAACATATCGAACAGCCAGCTTTTCGGAAATGGGGCCGTGTCCGTCCAACAGATACAACTCTGCA GTCGCGGCCGAGTAGGGAACTCGCAAATCAAGGTTACCAAAATGCTGCTTATCGTGTCGAccgtgtttgtttgtcttaACCTCCCGAGCTACATAATACGAGTGAAGATATACCTCGAG ACGGATCACACAAACCTCAACATGAATCTGATATACCAGattcaaaattgttttcaaCTGTTTTTCATGACGAACTTCGGTATCAACTTCATACTGTACTGCGTGAGTGGGCAGAATTTCCG GAAAGCgatatttgaaatgtttcaaaagcGCAGTCAGCGGCATATAAATCTTGAGCACACTTCCGGTACGCAGGTTACAG AGTTCGTCCTGCGCTCCAACGGCTCCAAGATGCGAAGAAATACAACCATATCGGACACCGCAGACGCGTCAACTTGGCGGGAACTTGCCGACTATGAGATTACAAATTTCATTAAGTAG
- the LOC128724395 gene encoding melanotransferrin yields MPYLNRWLRLSTFLMCSVSLVVGQYYIEDEKEAKSNIVWCATSLEETYKCQNFTKALERDVALFNDFFMNVSCHHGYDHDECMALINERKADVMTLDAGEVFSGGRFHSLIPLMQEGYEGGFTQYHAVAVVKKGSLPDVTHLRHLRGKKACFAWVGSHAGWTVPIHVLQRDGGMVITDCNNIVKTASDYFGPSCAVNALIDKYNPIGDNSNKLCNLCTGEVPGGKCTPSDPYLGFEGAFRCLVEAGDIAFLKHSTVEEMVDSGFIPGVTVDQFELLCRDGTRQPITQYRQCEWGNVPSHALVISSATSNADRRRFKKFFTKAVNLYGSKQRRYNSTTSSGYDRQDDRYRPYQNPYTASSTTTYSPYTSYDQSALNDSQPFESFDLFESKRYGRRLNLMFQDAARHLAPIDDDKQNYQRYLGPALDEIYDTRSCPVGRMSLCVTSDAEYEKCIKMRTALKAQLIKPDMLCLKAHSHITCMQHIQSGTADVTVLDASDVYTAGLHYDLMPFMSEVYDLGLPEYYVVAVAKEEDPDTELTYLRGKNTCHSGINTAAGWVYPMAYLISNGWIRPYGCDSVRAAAEYFTKSCVPGAISKEYNTGIPYDNMCDLCHGSSFRYCRRDASEDYYGNSGAFRCLVEGGGHVAFVRHTTVIENTGGKKREWWARDALPDDFELLCPDGTRAEVNEFKKCNLGVVKANAIVARGGRGYNGTEQKAYINLFTYAQQFYGRKFSDDFSFSMFYSVPPYHDLIFSDATRGLRVVDSDKRWFDAYLGPNFMRARRITDCHAGATSLKINVFISFTLVAVVFFWPRNAI; encoded by the exons ATGCCGTACCTAAATCGTTGGTTGCGCTTGAGCACATTTTTAATGTGCTCAGTCAGTCTCGTCGTCG GTCAATACTATATTGAAGATGAAAAGGAAGCTAAAAGCAATATCGTATGGTGTGCGACAAGCCTGGAGGAGACATACAAATGCCAAAATTTCACAAAAGCCCTCGAACGAGATGTCGCCTTGTTCAATGATTTCTTCATGAACGTCTCATGCCACCATGGGTACGATCATGATGAATGTATGGCGTTGATCAACGAACGCAAGGCTGATGTCATGACGTTAGATGCTGGCGAGGTATTCAGCGGCGGCCGGTTCCATTCTCTGATACCGTTGATGCAGGAAGGATATGAAGGAGGCTTCACGCAATACCATGCTGTAGCGGTGGTCAAGAAGGGGTCATTGCCAGATGTTACCCATTTGCGGCATCTTCGTGGCAAAAAAGCTTGCTTTGCTTGGGTCGGTAGCCACGCTGGATGGACCGTTCCGATTCATGTC TTGCAACGCGACGGTGGAATGGTTATTACAGACTGCAATAATATCGTAAAAACGGCTTCCGATTACTTTGGGCCTTCTTGTGCGGTGAACGCACTCATTGATAAATATAATCCAATTGGGGACAATTCAAACAAACTGTGCAACCTGTGCACAGGTGAAGTGCCTGGAGGCAAATGCACTCCGTCTGATCCGTATTTGGGATTCGAAGGTGCATTCCGCTGCCTTGTAGAGGCGGGTGACATCGCTTTTCTGAAGCATTCTACCGTAGAAGAAATGGTTGACAGCGGCTTTATACCTGGGGTGACTGTTGACCAGTTTGAGCTTTTATGTCGCGATGGTACCCGTCAGCCTATAACTCAGTACCGTCAGTGTGAATGGGGTAACGTACCCTCCCATGCTCTGGTTATATCTAGTGCTACATCGAATGCCGATCGCCGACGATTCAAGAAATTTTTCACCAAGGCAGTTAACTTGTACGGTTCTAAGCAACGCCGATATAACAGTACTACGTCGTCGGGATACGATAGACAAGATGATCGTTATCGGCCGTACCAAAATCCATATACAGCCTCTTCCACAACTACTTACTCACCCTACACATCTTACGATCAGTCGGCATTAAACGATAGTCAACCCTTCGAATCGTTCGATCTGTTCGAATCAAAGCGATATGGAAGACGTTTGAATTTGATGTTCCAGGATGCCGCTAGACACCTCGCTCCGATCGACGATGATAAGCAAAACTACCAAAGGTATCTAGGGCCCGCTTTGGATGAAATCTATGACACCCGTTCGTGTCCTGTTGGAAGGATGAGTCTATGTGTTACATCTGACGCAGAGTAcgaaaaatgtatcaaaatgCGCACCGCCCTAAAAGCACAACTGATCAAACCGGATATGCTCTGTCTGAAAGCCCACTCGCACATCACATGCATGCAACATATCCAGTCGGGGACGGCCGATGTAACCGTGCTTGATGCCAGCGATGTGTACACTGCCGGGTTGCACTATGATTTGATGCCTTTCATGTCCGAGGTGTACGATCTGGGTCTGCCGGAATACTACGTGGTTGCCGTAGCAAAGGAGGAGGATCCAGACACTGAGCTAACATACCTTCGGGGTAAAAATACGTGCCATTCTGGTATTAACACCGCCGCCGGCTGGGTGTATCCGATGGCGTACCTTATTTCGAACGGCTGGATTCGCCCGTATGGCTGCGATAGTGTGCGCGCAGCGGCCGAATATTTCACCAAATCCTGCGTCCCAGGTGCTATCAGCAAAGAGTACAACACCGGCATTCCGTACGATAATATGTGTGATTTGTGCCACGGTAGCAGCTTTAGGTATTGCCGTCGTGATGCGTCTGAAGATTATTATGGAAATTCAGGAGCATTCAGGTGCTTGGTTGAGGGAGGCGGACATGTGGCGTTTGTGCGTCATACTACCGTAATTGAAAATACTGGAGGCAAAAAGCGCGAATGGTGGGCTCGAGATGCATTGCCAGACGATTTTGAACTACTCTGCCCGGACGGAACAAGGGCGGAAGTCAACGAgtttaaaaaatgtaatctTGGCGTGGTGAAAGCGAATGCAATCGTTGCCCGCGGAGGACGAGGATATAATGGAACGGAGCAGAAAGCCTACATCAATCTGTTTACCTACGCACAGCAATTTTACGGAAGAAAGTTTTCAGATGACTTTAG cttcagCATGTTTTATTCGGTTCCTCCGTACCATGATTTGATATTTTCCGACGCAACCCGTGGATTGCGTGTGGTTGACTCCGATAAACGATGGTTCGACGCGTATTTAGGGCCAAACTTCATGCGTGCTCGTCGTATCACCGATTGCCATGCAGGTGCAACCAGTTTGAAGATTAACGTCTTCATTAGTTTTACGCTTGTAGCAGTAGTATTCTTTTGGCCAAGGAACGCAATCTAG
- the LOC128727243 gene encoding kelch domain-containing protein 10 homolog, whose protein sequence is MKFLQLLVYKLLARAIDTVNRYFDIRRLHYMREVLEVSIGILAHQIHYRSEAMAKRKAIYSFRPFEVSDVDYRSAATNIGTIGAGRQYPKARSGHRIVCSDATIYCFGGFNPNNSLVRDGNNDEREELCLFQELWKYDMVRKEWTLLLDSNNDLPIELASNAMLLYGDMIMVFGGTGYPFGVHCSNKLHVCLPGQRSKDLVKVEVTGDLPPPQYGQAIIINDNFLYTIGGTNGFDYSLDVHRLHLPSKTWECAYECKQNIRDDPSGRYRHELAYDDYKIYVIGGGTSDSVFILTNIPAYDMKANKWEYLATKPDPLANLPGIPSARKCHSCVQIRTDQGLEVVVAGGYDGISYFRDIWKLNLSTLQWKKMQKSNLPYPLFFHDAAVTSDGCMHIFGGIKFSNNTTVRTNTLYKMWTTIPRLSVIAWEAMLHYIPNMHNRTKEELLEAGIPRQFVERVHG, encoded by the exons ATGAAATTTTTGCAACTGCTCGTGTATAAATTGTTAGCGCGAGCGATTGATACCGTGAACAGGTATTTTGATATTCGACGGCTGCATTACATGCGAGAAGTACTTGAAGTTAGCATCGGAATCTTGGCGCATCAGATCCACTATAGAAGCGAAGCGATGGCTAAACGCAAAGCCATTTACTCGTTTCGGCCGTTCGAAGTTTCCGATGTTGATTACCGCAGTGCCGCGACAAACATTGGCACGATAGGCGCGGGTAGACAATATCCTAAAGCCAGGAGTGGTCATAGAATTGTTTGCAGCGATGCGACAATATACTGTTTCGGCGGATTTAACCCAAACAATTCGTTAGTACGTGATGGAAACAATGATGAAAGGGAAGAACTGTGCTTGTTCCAAGAGCTTTGGAAGTATGACATGGTGCGAAAGGAGTGGACTCTTCTGCTAGATTCAAACAATGATCTACCCATAGAGCTCGCATCGAATGCCATGCTTCTGTACGGAGATATGATCATG GTTTTTGGCGGCACTGGCTATCCATTCGGAGTACATTGTTCCAATAAGCTCCATGTTTGTTTACCTGGCCAAAGATCGAAGGATTTGGTTAAGGTTGAAGTAACTGGCGATCTTCCACCACCACAGTATGGTCAAGCTATTATAATTAACGACAATTTTCTGTATACTATCGGTGGAACAAATGGCTTTGATTATTCGCTGGATGTACATCG GCTACATCTTCCGAGCAAAACCTGGGAATGTGCTTacgaatgtaaacaaaacattcgagATGATCCTTCAGGCAGGTATCGACATGAATTAGCTTACGATGATTATAAGATCTATGTTATCGGAGGAGGCACAAGTGACTCCGTTTTTATACTGACCAATATACCCGCGTATGACATGAAAGCGAATAAGTGGGAATATCTGGCGACAAAGCCGGACCCACTAGCGAACTTACCTGGCATCCCGTCGGCCCGCAAGTGCCATTCGTGCGTACAAATTCGCACCGATCAGGGACTGGAAGTAGTGGTTGCTGGAGGTTATGATGGAATAAGTTATTTTCGTGACATCTGGAAGCTAAATCTGTCGACCTTGCAGTGGAAGAAAATGCAGAAGTCTAACTTGCCGTATCCGTTGTTTTTCCACGACGCGGCCGTCACAAGCGACGGGTGCATGCATATATTTGGTGGTATCAAATTCAGCAACAACACAACCGTTCGCACTAACACGTTGTACAAAATGTGGACCACAATTCCACGATTGAGCGTTATCGCTTGGGAAGCAATGCTGCACTACATTCCGAACATGCATAACCGAACGAAAGAAGAACTTTTGGAAGCTGGTATTCCTCGACAGTTTGTAGAGCGTGTTCATGGTTGA
- the LOC128727001 gene encoding neuropeptides capa receptor-like codes for MLNASSVPSPMADVRITMEVDEIVMNLTETELVMESIGNFLNFYYTPLLVVFGSIGNILSVLAFFNTKLKKLSSSYYLAALGISDTCYLVGLFVTWLSFFQVHIYTREPYCQLFTYTSGVSSFLSVWYVVAFTFERFIVVRYPLKRQSWCTVRRAKTIIACLTMVGSVHSVPYIFYAGTQYSERNNGTICDMRTEYKSQMEIFNYIDTVIVFVVPFTIIVVLNSITSFTVWRFAGLRRNMTLPKRKPSNVEIRRQLSFQYFSTHPNGRNGILRRASMRENRMLHSQMKVTKMLLIVSSVFVCLNLPSYVMRVRAFVETGHSYLTILVQYYCYLFFITNFGINFILYCISGQNFRKAVIEMFRRRRRSRVNQEPNSGCGTQSELMRAYGNLALRRPSTPMLSTTTTTTTNRTAETMLWKDYVDPPVMNLP; via the exons ATGCTAAACGCGAGTAGCGTGCCATCACCGATGGCGGACGTCCGCATCACGATGGAAGTGGACGAGATCGTCATGAATCTCACCGAAACCGAGTTGGTGATGGAGTCGATCGGAAACTTTCTAAACTTCTACTACACgccgctgctggtggtgttcgGTAGCATCGGCAACATCCTGTCCGTGCTGGCGTTCTTCAACACGAAACTAAAGAAATTGTCCTCGTCGTATTATTTGGCCGCACTCGGCATCAGTGACACGTGCTATCTAGTTGGGTTGTTCGTCACCTGGCTGAGCTTCTTCCAGGTGCACATCTACACCCGCGAACCGTACTGCCAGCTGTTCACGTACACCAGCGGCGTCAGCAGCTTCCTGTCCGTCTGGTACGTGGTGGCCTTCACGTTCGAGCGGTTCATCGTCGTGCGGTATCCGCTGAAACGGCAGAGCTGGTGTACCGTTCGGCGGGCCAAAACCATCATCGCGTGCCTCACGATGGTCGGTAGCGTGCACAGTGTGCCGTACATCTTCTACGCCGGCACGCAGTATTCCGAACGCAACAACGGCACCATCTGCGACATGCGCACGGAGTACAAG TcgcaaatggaaattttcaattacatcGACACCGTGATCGTGTTTGTCGTACCGttcaccatcatcgtcgtgCTGAACTCCATCACCAGCTTTACCGTGTGGCGGTTTGCAGGTTTGCGCCGAAATATGACACTCCCGAAGAG GAAACCATCGAATGTGGAGATCCGGCGGCAGCTAAGTTTCCAGTACTTTTCGACCCATCCGAACGGTCGCAACGGTATCCTGAGACGAGCTAGCATGA GGGAGAACCGAATGCTGCACTCCCAGATGAAGGTCACCAAGATGCTGCTCATCGTGTCGTCGGTGTTCGTGTGTCTCAACCTACCCAGCTACGTCATGCGTGTCCGCGCGTTCGTGGAG ACGGGCCATTCGTATCTAACCATCCTGGTGCAGTACTACTGCTACCTGTTCTTCATCACCAACTTCGGGATCAACTTTATCTTGTACTGCATAAGTGGACAAAACTTTAG GAAAGCTGTGATAGAAATGTTCCGCCGGCGGAGACGGAGTCGGGTCAACCAGGAACCGAACAGCGGCTGCGGTACTCAATCAG AACTTATGCGAGCGTACGGCAATCTAGCGCTGAGGCGCCCGAGCACCCCAATGCTTTCGAcgaccacaaccaccacgacGAACCGCACCGCGGAAACAATGCTGTGGAAGGATTACGTAGACCCGCCGGTTATGAATCTGCCCTGA
- the LOC128724394 gene encoding pancreatic triacylglycerol lipase-like, translating to MDSFRLVRYSTVFLFALAFHTSVGSNYDEKLKTIKLFYYSQRQEQEVDGEIFEPLEIDPHKPLKLVIHGWNSNRDEKSIIPIRTGYLLQNKCNLLMADWSEVANIRYLQARTLVQKIGLRIGQLLANFTEGAGIEHGQVHVIGHSLGAHIAGKVGRYFDGKLSRVTALDPAGPFFDKNSKDAISSDVAQFVDVIHTDGEILGAQVPLGHADFFPNGGVPPQPGCEKLDLLTLHGCSHLRSTGFFAESIQQPNNFIACACSMEEIANKRDSCLPDYREKSLRECVTMGEAVDHSVRGTFFTVTSAVPPYGLGNHTQIEPHIKFSSQGQSTQ from the exons ATGGATTCTTTCCGTCTGGTGCGATACTCCACCGTCTTCCTGTTTGCACTGGCCTTCCACACGTCGGTGGGATCGAATTACGACGAGAAgctcaaaacaatcaaactgtTCTACTACTCACA ACGCCAGGAGCAAGAGGTTGACGGTGAAATattcgagccgctcgaaatcgACCCACACAAACCGCTGAAGCTGGTGATCCATGGGTGGAACTCGAACCGAGATGAAAAGTCAATAATTCCCATACGGACGGGGTACTTGCTGCAGAACAAGTGCAACTTGCTGATGGCCGATTGGTCGGAGGTGGCAAACATCAGGTACCTGCAGGCACGCACTCTGGTCCAGAAGATCGGTCTACGGATCGGACAGTTGTTAGCAAACTTCACGGAAGGAGCTGGCATCGAACACGGACAGGTGCACGTCATTGGGCACAGCCTCGGGGCGCATATAGCGGGAAAAGTTGGCCGATACTTCGATGGGAAGTTGAGCCGAGTTACGGCGCTCGATCCAGCTGGACCGTTTTTCGACAAAAACTCAAAGGACGCCATCAGTTCCGATGTGGCACAGTTTGTGGACGTAATACACACCGATGGAGAGATCCTTGGTGCACAGGTGCCGTTGGGACACGCCGATTTCTTCCCCAACGGTGGCGTACCACCTCAGCCAGGCTGCGAAAAACTTGATCTGCTCACTTTGC ACGGTTGCAGTCACCTCCGATCGACCGGGTTCTTCGCGGAATCGATCCAACAACCCAACAACTTCATTGCTTGTGCTTGCAGCATGGAGGAGATTGCGAACAAGCGTGACTCGTGTCTACCGGACTATCGCGAAAAATCACTCCGGGAGTGCGTTACGATGGGTGAAGCAGTTGATCACAG TGTACgtggaacatttttcaccGTAACCTCTGCGGTGCCACCGTACGGGTTAGGAAACCACACCCAAATCGAGCCCCATATTAAATTCTCTTCACAAGGTCAAAGCACGCAGTGA